The sequence CTTCGCGGTTTGCGTTATTATAGTCGCCTGCCAGGGCCCGTTGCCTTACAGCACGATACCTGAGCTGGGATTCCAGGGATCGCAGACGGAGCAGTGGAAAGTGATAGACCGCAGTCTCGGCGGCGGTACGCTGACCATGACTTCCAGCGGCCGCAACGAGACTGTCACCACACTGAATATCGACAACCTGGCTCAGAGATTGATGCCTGAACTGCATTACATTGCCGGGAAAGCTTTGGAACATGGCAGAACATCGACTGATCCCGATCTGGAGATAGGCGGCGGGTGGCAGGGGCTGGTGGAGATATCGGGGAGCTTCTCATCCGATAGTTCTCAAGGCGCCTATGGCCTGAGAGTTACGACCGCGGCGGATTTTTCGGCGACCTTCCACAATTATTCCGGACGCAGTGCGGATATCCTGGGTTATACAGTTGAAGATACGTTATACCTGGGAGGCAGGCTGCACTACCGGGCGGTCTTCACTTCATCTTTGACCGGAACCATCCATTTTGCCGGCGCATATCGGGGCAGAATCGTATTCAACGAATTCAACATAGGACAATTGTCGTCCTCAGGGATTCCTTACAAGGGCGAGGTGCTGGTCGAGTCGGACCAGGCCAGCTTTTTCTACTATCTTTACCGTCACTGAATATGAAGGCATGCAGTGCGGGGCGGCTGCGAAAAAGGGGCGCTGATAAGCGCCCCTTTTCTTTTGATTCTGAAGCTGTATTGATGAAAATCAGTCCTCCCACTCATCGTTAACGCAGCCGGTGCTGGCGCTCGATACCAGCCGGGCGTACTTGGCCAGGGCACCTTTCCATCAACTCTCCTCAAGCTACATACCTTATAATTTCTACTTCCGCTCCCTTCCGAACCGCGTTTTCTGCGGTTTGCAGGAGTTCAGCGGAAATTTGTTCGGCAAGATAGTATTCACCGCAGTTTTCACAGACCTGGGCCGGGACGTCCTTAATCAGCACGGTAGTCTCTCCGCGCTCCAGTGTAACTGTAACCTTGCCATCCCTGGTTTCACCCTGTTTGCAGATAACGCAATTCATAGCCCTCTCCTGCTTTTATAGTCTTCTCCCCACAATGAGGCATCAGGAACGTAAGCTGTTACCACAATACCTGTGTTTGTTTCTTTGTCTTCTGCAAATACTACATGCAACGGTGATTTATTGACAAATCCAAGTATCAGTTTGCTTGGATAAGGAGTATCCTCCGGGTATTCAGCTATTACTTCACCATGCTTAATTGCTTTTATAACACGATCCTTAGTAACACCGCGCTGAAACATTCGTCTGAGTGCATGCCCACTAAACAAAATGTTATCAAACACATATGACATATCTTATTACATCCCGGGCGATCCAGTTGCAGGTTTGCCTAATTTGTCTAAATATAGATATAAAAGGGGGCGCTCACAAGCGCCCCCTTGCCAATCGTGCATGAGAGACTCGTGCCTCTCCCCTGCATTTATTCTGCTTCTCTGGTCAGCTAGCGCGGCTAGTCCTCCCACTCATCGGTAACGCAGCCGGTGCTGGCGCTCGATACCAGCCGGGCGTACTTGGCCAGGGCGCCCCTGGGAAACGCGGTCGGTTTGGGCTGCCAGCCCTTGCGCCGCCCGGCGATTTCCTCATCGGAAAGGGCCACGCTCAGTTCCAGCTTGTCCGCATCGAGCGTGATCTCGTCGCCGTCGCGCAGCAGGCCGATCACTCCCCCAACCGCGGCCTCGGGGCAGATATGGCCGATCACGAACCCGTGGGTGCCGCCGCTGAACCGGCCGTCGGTGATCAGCGCCACCTTGTCGCCCAGGCCCACGCCCACGATCGCCGCGGTCACTTTCAGCATCTCGCGCATGCCGGGGCCGCCCCTGGGGCCCTCGTAGCGGATCACGATCACCGAGCCCTCCGGGAATCTTTCCCTGGCCAGCGCTTTGATACAGTCCTCCTCGCTGTCGAACACCAGCGCCTTGCCGACAAACCGGGTGCCTTCCTTGCCGGTAATTTTGGCGACCGAGCCCTCGGTGGCCAGGTTGCCGTAGAGGATATTGATATGGCCGGTGGCCTTGATCGGCTTATCGAGCGGGCAGATCACGGTCTGGCCCTCGGTCAGCGGCTCGACTCCGGCCAGGTTCTCGGCGATAGTCTTGCCGGTGACCGTGATACAGTCGCCGTGGAGGTAGCCGTGTTCCAGCAGGAGTTTCTGCACGGCGGGCACGCCGCCCACGCGGAACAGGTCCTCCATCAGGTATTTTCCGCTCGGCTTGAGGTTGGCGATATAGGGGGTCTTGTCGCTGATCCGCTGGAAATCGTCGATAGTCAGGTCCACTCCCACCGAGCGGGCCATCGCGATCAGGTGCAGGACGGCGTTGGTACTTCCGCCCAGGGCCATCACCACCGCGATCGCGTTCTCGAAAGCTTTCATGGTCATGATCCTGGATGGAGTGAGATCCTCCTCCAGCAGGTGGCGCATGTAGCGGCCGATACTCTGCAGCTCGGCCAGCTTGTCCTTGCTGTCGGCCGGGTAGGAGCTGCTGAACGTCAGGCTCATGCCCAGGGTCTCGATCGCGCTGGCGGTGGTGTTGGCCGTGTACATCCCGCCGCACGCGCCGGGACCTGGGCAGGAGTGTTTCTTGATCTGGGTCAGTTCCTCCTCGGTGATTTTCTCGGCCAGCCACTCGCCGTAGGCCTCGAAGGAGGAGATGATATCCAGGTCGCGCCCCTGCCAGTGGCCGGCGCGGATCGTGCCGCCGTAGACCATGATCGATGGCCTGTCGAGCCGGCCCATGGCGATAATGCTGCCGGGCATGTTCTTGTCGCACCCCGGGATAGTGACCAGCGCATCGTAGTAGTGGGCGTAGACATGGTCCTCGATCGAGTCGGCGATAATGTCGCGCGAGGGCAGGGAGAATTTCATCCCCTGGGTGCCCATCGAGATCCCGTCGCTGACTCCGATCGTGTTGAAAATCCAGCCCTTGAGCCCCTCGCGGTTCACCGACTCCTTGATCTCCTTGGCGAACGTGTTAAGGTGCATGTTGCAGGGGTTTATCTCGTAGCCCATGCTGGCAATCGCCACCTGGGCCTTGGGCATGTCCTCGTCGCGCATCCCCGCGCCGTAGAGCATGGCGTGGCTGGCCGGAAACGACACGTCCTGGGTTATTTTACCGCTCCAGCGGTTGATTTTCTTCTCTGCGCCCGGCATGGCTCCCTCCCGTAATTACTGAACGGTTCTCAACTGGAATTTTTACGATGGATTTAAGCGGTGGAACAAGGATATTAACTTGACGGACGGTAAAAAGCAACCGTAGCGGTGGTTGCGGGCCTGACTATAGCCCTTGCGTACCCTGCCGATACGGGATAATAAATAGAGAGATATGGCATTTCACTCTTTGCACGCTCCGGAGGCTATTATGCGGAAAATATCTCACGGGATACTGTGCATATGCAGCTTGCTTGCTTTATTTATGAGCCAGCCGAAAAATTTGTTGGCTACGGACGGCTGTCTGCTGCTGGAAAGCTGGCGGCAGGGCGTTTTTGTCTATCCCGAGGGTGAGCCCGGGATGCGGATGTTCCTCTGGTTCTATGAGTGGAACCTGTTCGGCGCAGTCAACCCGGGCCATCATACTTCGGCGTTTCCGATGAATTCGGACTGGTCGGTATGGGATAAGACTGTCAGCGCGGATAATACCCGGGCCGTGGTTGCCAATGACGATATCCGGCTTGAGCTGGAAAGCGTTGACGACGGGGTCGAGCTGATCTTGACTGTCCGCAATACCAGCGGCCGCGACTGGCCTGATCCGGCGGCGATAATACCCTGTTTCAATCCGGGTCCTCCGCCCCATGGGGAACAATATGGTTACGAGTACAAACGCAACCGGGAATTCGCCGATCTCGATTCAACCCTGACCTGGTTCGCCGGGCCGGGGGGCCTGACCCTGCTGGACAACCGCTCGATCCATTTCAACCATGATCTGCGGGAGAGTGTCGAACGGGCGCGCCGCAGATTGGGAGGATTCGAGTTCGACAGCAAGTGGGCTTCCTCGCCGGTGAATTCCCATGGCGGACTGCTGATCCGCGAGTCCGCCGGCAGAGAGTGGGTGACCGGGATCGCCTGGGAGCGGCACCTGTCGGCCCAGGGCCACAATCCCTGGTTGTGCATGCACCTCAGCGCAAACGTGGGACCGCTGAAACGTGGAGAGAGGATCAAACTGCGGGGGAGAATATACCTGTTTCGCGGATCGAAGGAGGATTGCTACAACCGGTATCTTGACGATTTTCAGCATTAAAAAGGGCCGCTCACCGGTATGAGCGGCCCTCAGGCTGAAAGGAGATCCCCCTGATCTATGTTAACCGGCCCGGCGCGAACTCAGGAGGTACACCGAATGCTCGTCGGCGCTCCGGGCCGGATTACTTTCAGGCCAGCGCCAGACCGATAAGGGCGAAATACAGCACCATGCCCACGGCCGCCGGACTGATAAGCCGAAAATATTCGCCTGCGTTCATCGCTGCCTCCGTGTTAAAAATATAACCGCGCATCCTGCTCCCCCGCTTCATGCCCTGCTGTTGATTGCTTCTGAACGTAAGACACCTCGGCACTCGAAAAGGTTTCACTTTTTTTACTGTACCGCCGAATAATGGACACCCGGCAAAACAATTCACAATTGGCCCCTCGGTTGATAGATTCATTAATGAAGAGATTTGCTGCTGCCTCACGAACGGGGACCTGATATGTTCCGTCAATCGAGCACAAGTATCCGCACCAAACTGATAGCCACTTTCGCGGCGCTGGTACTGCCGCTGCTGGCTCTCAGCGGATATTTGTTCCATACCACCGCCCGCGAGAGCCTCGACCGCGAGCTCGGACACCGGCTGGTGGCTGTGGCCCAGGCCACTGTCACCAGGTTCAACCCGACTATCCTGACCGGGTTTCGCCGCGGCGACCAGAGCGGGCGGACCTACGGCAGTTACCGGGCCAGCCTGCTGGAAATCAGGGACCGGACCGGGCTGGAGCGCATTTTCGTGTTCGACCCCGACGGACGGAGTATCATGGACACCCGCGATGGTGTCGAATTCGGTTCCGAGTACGCCAGGCTGAGTTTTCAGCGCGCTGAAATGCGGTCCTGCCTGGAGGGACAGGCGACCGCCAGCGTGCTGTTCCGGAGCGAGGACGGACGGTGGTACAAGTCCGGGTTCGCGCCGGTGTTCGATGACGAGTTGCGAGCGGTCGCGGTGGTGGCTACCGACGCCAGTGCGGGTTACCTGGACGTGATCCGCGGCCTCGACCGCTCGATTGCGCTGTTCGTTCTGCTGGGAGCCGTGGTGGCGGTCGGACTGGGATTCCTGCTGGCCCGGACAATCAGCCGGCCGGTGGACCGGCTGGTGCGTCAGGCCGAGCGGATCGGGCGGGGCCGGCTGGAGCTTCCGCTGGAGGATGGCGACCTGGGCAACCGGGAATTGCAGTATCTGGCCACGGCGATGGAGCGGATGCGTCAGCGGCTGGCCCAGCGCGAAGAAAACCAGCGGATGATAGTGGCCGGGGTGGCCCACGAGATCCGTAACCCCCTGGGCGGAGTTGAGATGTTCGCTTCTCTGGCCCGTCAGGAACTGGAGCAGGACAGCGAGGCTGCCGGGTTTATCGACCGGGTGAACCGCGAGGTGGCCAGCCTGAAACGGATTATCGGCGATTTTCTGGAGTTCGCCCGGCCCTCCCAGCCCCAGACCGAGCCGGTCGGCCTGGCCGAGGCGGCTGTAAAAGCGGCCGGTCTGCTGGAGGCGGATTTCTCTCGCCTGAACGCACGAATACAATTGGATATCCCCGACGGTTTTCCGCCTGTCTCGGCCGATCCCGAACACACGGGCCGCGTCCTGCTCAACCTGCTGACCAACGCGCTGGAGGCACTGCCTGAGACCGGAGGCATCGTGCGGGTTTTCGCCGAGCCGGGCCAAGACAACGAACTGCTGCTCCATGTTGAAGACAACGGCTGCGGGATGGACCGGGAGACGATTGCCAGGGTATTCAATCCGTTTTTCACCACCCGCGACGACGGCATGGGGCTGGGCCTGGCGATCGTGAAAAAAACTCTGGAGGAAAACGGGGCGGCTATCGAGGTGCGAAGCGAACCGGGCCGGGGAAGTACGTTTACGATCTATTTCCAGACGGCGGCGCGTGGGCATGACGAATAAAAGCGCAGGGAAATCCTCGGGATGATTCCTTTCAAGGACAATGTCCCCACCAGGACAACTCCGGTCGTGACGATCCTGTTTATTGCGGTCAACCTCGCCGTCTTCCTCTACCAGACAGTGGTCCCGCTGGAGACCAATGTCGCTCTGGTGTACCTGCTGGGTGTAATCCCCGCGCGCGTCACCGACCTGCCGTCATGGTTGTTCCCCGGCCTGCACAACCCCGGCGTTTCAATGCTCAGCTCGATGTTCATGCACGGGGGCTGGATGCACCTGGGCGGCAACATGCTCTACCTCTGGATTTTCGGCAACAATGTGGAGGACGCGATGGGCCATTTACGGTTCGTCGCTTTCTATCTGCTCTGTGGAGTCGCGGCGGCGGCGGCCCAGGTTATCAGCGCTCCGGCGAGCACGGCGCCGATGATCGGGGCCAGCGGCGCGGTAAGCGGAATCCTTGGGGCGTACCTGATCCTGCACCCGTTCGCCCGGGTCAAGACCCTTATTATCATCATCTTCTTCATCCGCGTTATCGAACTGCCGGCCCTGATCGTGCTCGGCGTGTGGTTCATGTTCCAGATCATCAACAGCCTCTCCGCACCGTCCAGCGCGGCCGGTGTGGCCTGGTATGCCCATATCGGCGGCTTTCTGGTCGGCCTGGCCCTGATCCGGTTTTTCCAGAGCCGCAGGGTCCCGCGCCGCTATGCGCGCCAGTAGCTGCGCCGGAAGAATTTGCCTAACCTTGACAGGAGAGAATGGATGAAGTTCACCAAAGAGTTCACAGCTACCTTGGCGGTATTCCTGTCCGCTTTCTACTGTTCCGGTTCGCTTGCCGGCCCGATCGGAGAATTGCTGCCGCCTATATTCGATACTTTGGTGGACAGCACGCACTGCCGCAGCGCTCATATCACCACCAGGCCGCACAACCGCAAGGTGGTCTATCATCAGCCCACGGGACGGTGGTTCCTGTTTTACGGCACCGGCGATTGGGATGATACCGATGAGTCGTCCGGAGCCGATAAGGAGCTGATAGCCTGGCGCAGCACAACCGACGGGTTCAGTTTCAGCCCCCACAGAACCGCGGTCCATGGTAACGGTCACTCGAGTTCCGTGGACGTCATCCTGGCCGGCGACAGCCTGTACCTGACCGAAGCCCGTTTCGGCTACTGGATGCAACGGGCGGGTTACCAGGAAGTTGAGGACAGCGTACAATGGTTCAGCAAAGAACGGATGAACCCGGATGGCCCGAATTTCTTCTCTCCGCTGGAAATATTCTCCTTCGCCGTAGCCGACGACAGCCTTGTGCTGACCGGCAGAGCGGAGGCTCTGACGGGTGATGCGCATTTCGGGCACGCCGGTCCGCATTATTCCAGCCTCACAACCGACAGTGACGGTTATTTCTGGGTCGCGGCGCGCGCGCAGACGGCTGAATACGGGATTTATCAAACCTGGGTGGCCCGCAGCAGCGAGCCGGTCGATATCTCCGCCTGGGAGCCTTTCGATTC comes from Candidatus Glassbacteria bacterium and encodes:
- a CDS encoding HAMP domain-containing protein, with product MFRQSSTSIRTKLIATFAALVLPLLALSGYLFHTTARESLDRELGHRLVAVAQATVTRFNPTILTGFRRGDQSGRTYGSYRASLLEIRDRTGLERIFVFDPDGRSIMDTRDGVEFGSEYARLSFQRAEMRSCLEGQATASVLFRSEDGRWYKSGFAPVFDDELRAVAVVATDASAGYLDVIRGLDRSIALFVLLGAVVAVGLGFLLARTISRPVDRLVRQAERIGRGRLELPLEDGDLGNRELQYLATAMERMRQRLAQREENQRMIVAGVAHEIRNPLGGVEMFASLARQELEQDSEAAGFIDRVNREVASLKRIIGDFLEFARPSQPQTEPVGLAEAAVKAAGLLEADFSRLNARIQLDIPDGFPPVSADPEHTGRVLLNLLTNALEALPETGGIVRVFAEPGQDNELLLHVEDNGCGMDRETIARVFNPFFTTRDDGMGLGLAIVKKTLEENGAAIEVRSEPGRGSTFTIYFQTAARGHDE
- a CDS encoding rhomboid family intramembrane serine protease — encoded protein: MIPFKDNVPTRTTPVVTILFIAVNLAVFLYQTVVPLETNVALVYLLGVIPARVTDLPSWLFPGLHNPGVSMLSSMFMHGGWMHLGGNMLYLWIFGNNVEDAMGHLRFVAFYLLCGVAAAAAQVISAPASTAPMIGASGAVSGILGAYLILHPFARVKTLIIIIFFIRVIELPALIVLGVWFMFQIINSLSAPSSAAGVAWYAHIGGFLVGLALIRFFQSRRVPRRYARQ
- a CDS encoding DUF4258 domain-containing protein; this encodes MSYVFDNILFSGHALRRMFQRGVTKDRVIKAIKHGEVIAEYPEDTPYPSKLILGFVNKSPLHVVFAEDKETNTGIVVTAYVPDASLWGEDYKSRRGL
- a CDS encoding type II toxin-antitoxin system MqsA family antitoxin, which gives rise to MNCVICKQGETRDGKVTVTLERGETTVLIKDVPAQVCENCGEYYLAEQISAELLQTAENAVRKGAEVEIIRYVA
- the ilvD gene encoding dihydroxy-acid dehydratase; the encoded protein is MPGAEKKINRWSGKITQDVSFPASHAMLYGAGMRDEDMPKAQVAIASMGYEINPCNMHLNTFAKEIKESVNREGLKGWIFNTIGVSDGISMGTQGMKFSLPSRDIIADSIEDHVYAHYYDALVTIPGCDKNMPGSIIAMGRLDRPSIMVYGGTIRAGHWQGRDLDIISSFEAYGEWLAEKITEEELTQIKKHSCPGPGACGGMYTANTTASAIETLGMSLTFSSSYPADSKDKLAELQSIGRYMRHLLEEDLTPSRIMTMKAFENAIAVVMALGGSTNAVLHLIAMARSVGVDLTIDDFQRISDKTPYIANLKPSGKYLMEDLFRVGGVPAVQKLLLEHGYLHGDCITVTGKTIAENLAGVEPLTEGQTVICPLDKPIKATGHINILYGNLATEGSVAKITGKEGTRFVGKALVFDSEEDCIKALARERFPEGSVIVIRYEGPRGGPGMREMLKVTAAIVGVGLGDKVALITDGRFSGGTHGFVIGHICPEAAVGGVIGLLRDGDEITLDADKLELSVALSDEEIAGRRKGWQPKPTAFPRGALAKYARLVSSASTGCVTDEWED